From Daucus carota subsp. sativus chromosome 6, DH1 v3.0, whole genome shotgun sequence, the proteins below share one genomic window:
- the LOC108225867 gene encoding uncharacterized protein LOC108225867: MAVGARFTFADLQNPLFLHPSDGPTSVVVPKLQGAIDYRSWKRSFEIQLASKRKLGFVNGTILRSTTDETDALQWDTCNNLVISWLHNNVSEATRNSILYVESASEIWSLLEKRFMLTNGSRKYKLNKDLFELKQNKSSIAEYYTALTCVWDEIDSLNVLPVVATVNPDIVKLMSTLATFKEEAKLFQFLNGLNEIYAPQRSQLLMMIPLPTVEVACAAIQQEESQREVLSCATDFESATMLSQNTNQGNKLLECVVCHKKGHTSDRCWTKIGYLKWHDKHKAKPNFRPHVSSDGFAKPK, translated from the coding sequence ATGGCGGTTGGTGCACGTTTTACGTTCGCTGATCTGCAAAATCCACTATTTTTACATCCATCAGATGGACCTACATCGGTTGTTGTACCGAAGCTTCAAGGTGCGATTGATTATCGTTCATGGAAGCGCTCTTTTGAGATCCAATTAGCTTCGAAACGGAAGCTCGGATTCGTTAATGGCACGATTCTCCGCAGCACAACAGATGAAACTGATGCTCTGCAGTGGGATACATGTAATAATCTGGTAATTTCTTGGCTCCACAACAATGTTTCTGAAGCAACTCGCAATTCTATTCTATATGTTGAATCTGCTAGTGAAATCTGGAGTTTGTTGGAGAAACGATTTATGTTGACTAATGGATCTCGTAAATACAAGTTAAATAAGGATTTGTTTGAGTTGAAACAGAACAAATCTTCAATTGCTGAGTATTACACTGCCCTAACTTGTGTTTGGGATGAAATTGATTCACTTAATGTTTTGCCTGTGGTTGCAACTGTAAATCCTGATATTGTCAAATTGATGAGTACTCTTGCAACATTCAAAGAGGAGGCAAAACTTTTTCAGTTCTTAAATGGATTGAATGAGATATATGCTCCACAGCGTAGTCAGTTGTTAATGATGATTCCTCTTCCTACTGTTGAAGTTGCTTGCGCAGCTATACAGCAAGAGGAATCACAGAGAGAAGTGTTAAGCTGTGCTACCGATTTTGAGAGTGCAACAATGTTGAGTCAGAACACTAATCAAGGAAACAAGCTGTTAGAATGTGTAGTTTGTCATAAAAAAGGTCACACTTCTGATCGTTGTTGGACTAAAATTGGATATCTCAAGTGGCATGATAAACACAAAGCTAAGCCTAATTTCAGGCCTCATGTGTCATCTGATGGTTTTGCTAAGCCTAAATAG